In the Drosophila teissieri strain GT53w chromosome 3R, Prin_Dtei_1.1, whole genome shotgun sequence genome, CGTGTGCATCGCTTGCTTCATGTTTAACAACAGCCACTCGCACCAGGATGAGTACATTCGCGAATACGCCTTCGAGCCGGAGCTGCTGATCAATCGCGAGGACTACCAGCGCAAGGAGGAGCGCTCCCAGAAGTCCACAGCCGCATCCTCCGCCTCCACGCCTGTCCGCCAGCGCTGGGATGAGGTCATTGCcaagcagaaggagcagcaacGCCAGCAACAGAGCATCGAGATCGATCCGCCCGGCGATGATAAGAACCagatcgagatcgagatcgagGCGTTCTACTATGTGAGTGGCCCACGAGCCACCTGCCCATTTCATCTGTGAGACCAAGGGCCATCATCGATGCCACAGCCACAGACCTCTTAaagcactggaaaaaataacCCTGAAGTAGTTCCTTCATAACGAAAATAATTCCCTAAACGGTTCCTATTTCCAAAGTGAAGTGGAATACGATCGACAGTAACCAACTGAACTTGATTGGCATTGGAAagcatgaatatttaaattaaaacaaattatgtttCTATTAGGTTCGAGTTGTCTGCAAAAAGTGCCAAAAGAGAATCTCTAGATGGGGCATTAAATCTGCACATTATTAcacagaatttatttatttattttcttttcaacgTCTGCAGCGACGAACCTCTTGCATTGACCCTCATAGCGTACACCCCAAGAAAATCACCCTGAGTTTTGCCCTTCAATTCGCAAATAAATCAGATTCTGCGGCGGAATTCATAGCATTTCACCTATGCTGAAAATAATCTTGATTTTCACTTTCTCAAATATTTTCTCGAACCAAACAGTGACGCATGTAAATGTATTACTTTTTAGAGAAAATGTTGCAGCTGTCAgacatttggaattttttaGTCGAAAGCTACACCGGTAAATACCGgtttactttaaaataaaactccttttttaaaatatatattaataatttttatgccttttatgaatttatcAGAATTGTTAAAAATACTAAGAGTGAAAAGAGGACATACATAATTCATGTAACTTTCTTGTTTCCCACTCGACTtcttttttccaagtgcaatTGTCTGTGCACTTCCTATTCTGTCATCGGTTCTTTTTCGCTAGCCATTTGTCTAGAATGCTCAAGGCGATtgtaattgtttgttttcaacACAGGTAGCACAAAAAGCttctttgtttggttttcagAATGTTCATACACTTAGTTATAATTAGAAAAGCATACAACATTATGAcctttacaatatttataaaagctCAGGACCCGATTAATtggtaatttctcttcgcagaTGTATGGTCGCTATACCAAAGATCTAGGAGAATTTGCCAAGGATGAAGCCAGAAAGCTCAAAATACTCGAAAAGCGACGAAAGCAGGAAGATAAGCAAAGGAATaaggtaaaataaaatagaacgTTCAGCTAAATTAATAGTATAATTAATCCCGTGGATTTGCTCTTGTGATTTACTAAAATGCCAACTTAATgagaaaaccaaatatttaagGTATGCACAGCCATTTGGCCACATAGATTTGCATGATTTGTAGAGTCGCGTAGAGAACGTATCTTCCGTTGATATTCGCGTGAACGTATCAGTTTATAAAGCAGCAGTGCTGGGAAATATTTACAGGAACTGCTGGGCAAACACTCGACCCGGGCGAAGCGGGTGTCATCATGGATCTGGAGGCACACGGTGGCCCGGCTGGGCGAGGATTGGGTCTTCCTGGCGCTGCTGGGCATCATTATGGCCCTGCTCTCGTTCATCATGGACAAGGGCATATCCATATGTACAAACGGTAAGGCGTCTCTGTTCGATAATCGATTTTGCAGCTAGTCTCTAGTATCTATGGTTTTTTCCCATATATCTATTACCCCCAGCGCGAATTTGGCTGTATCGCGACCTGACGTCACAGCCTTTTGTTCAGTACATCGCATGGGTCTCGCTGCCGGTCTGTTTGATATTGTTCTCAGCCGGCTTTGTCCATCTCATCGCACCGCAAAGTATAGGTAAGCGTTCGCCATATCATACATCTCACACATCACATCTACATATTTTCTCATCATAACAGTCGCCCCTAATCACTAATAACAGTCACTTCCTTAGTCTAACTTATGTAGCTGGGTATTTAGTGAGTATGTTTTAGTAGTAGCCTGCTTGAGTAAATCATTTGATAATGGCCCTAAATTGTCGCACTCTTCCATATTAAAGCTGCCGTCGGTTTTCCAAAATTGTAGAAATTGTATGAATTTTGTGCTTACTTACTTTACTTCTATGGTTGATGATTAGGGCCAGGAAACGTGGGAATCTTGATTCTTCTTTATAAAGCATAATACGAGCTCTACTTCTTCTTCCCAAGGAATCTCTGAAAGAACTTTTAGGCCTTCTCGATCTTACCTTTATTTATATACCGAACCAATAAGTACTCATAGTACCACTGCACCCTGGCAGCTGCCCACTCCAAGCACTCTTGGCACCTCCAATCTGAGAACCCATTGTGTCTACATGTTATATACtcgaaccaaaccaaaccaaacacaCCCAGCAATTCTGCTATTAGCACACCTCAGACCTCAGAAACTAACCACTAACTATAGATCTAATTGTTACGCATAATCTAACAAACActaacaacaccaacaactgCGAGTATGATCAATGCAAATCTACATAACCAAACTGTGTCTAGGTTCTGGTATACCCGAAATGAAGACCATACTGCGCGGCGTTCAATTGAAAGAGTATCTCACATTTAAGACACTGGTGGCCAAGGTAATTGGTTTAACGGCAACTCTGGGCAGCGGTATGCCATTAGGAAAGGAAGTAAGTATAAGAATTGATCTCACACTGCATGCACAGCGCTGCGGCGAAGCAAGTGCAATTTGGAAAATCTATATGAATCCGTTTTTATTTCCGCTTCTGTATCTGCGTACTTCCGTAGGGTCCTTTCGTACATATAGCAAGTATTGTAGCACAATTATTAAGTAAACTTGTCACATCATTCCAAGGCATATATGAGAATGAGTCGCGTAACTCCGAAATGTTGGCGGCCGCCTGTGCCGTCGGTGTGGGCGCCTGTTTTGCCGCTCCAGTCGGTGGTAAGTACACAGTGCTAGATTTTCTTGGGTTCCTTGACCTCTGACCCCGCTCCTCCCGCAGGTGTGCTCTTCAGCATAGAGGTCACCACCACGTACTTTGCTGTGCGCAACTACTGGCGCGGTTTCTTCGCCGCCGTGTGTGGCGCCACTGTCTTCCGGCTCCTGGCCGTTTGGTTCCAAAACGCGGACACTGTCCGGGCCCTGTTCCTCACGAACTTCACCACCGAGTTTCCCTTCGATCCCCAGGAGCTGTTCGTCTTCGCCTTGATTGGGTACGTGGTTGAACTGTTCAGTTGAATGGTTGCTATATCTAATGTTTCCTTTTCAGACTCGTCTGCGGTTTGGGTGGCGCATCATACGTGTGGGTCCATCGGCGGTATGTCCTCTTCATGCGATCCAACAAGCGGATGAACAAGTTCCTGCAGAAGAAGTAAGATTCCAAAGCCATAACTCTCAAAACGTatcaattaatattaatatctaTCCTTTAGTCGCTTTCTGTATCCGGGATTCCTGGCTCTGCTGGTGTCCAGCATCTCGTTTCCCCTGGGAACTGGACAGTTCCTGGCCGGCGAACTGAGTACCCACGAGCAGGTGACACAGCTATTCAGCAATTTCACGTGGTCACGAGATGATCTTACTGTGGAGCAGGCGGCTGTGGTGACCCACTGGATGACCAGTTACACCAGCGTCTTTGGCAACCTGGTCATCTACACACTCTTCACGGTAAGATATTGGAGATTGATCCCTTGCACATACTGATCTGTCATGTTGCAGTTCGTGTTCTCCATCATCGCTTCCACGATACCAGTGCCGTCGGGCATGTTCATTCCGGTTTTCAAGATCGGTGCCGGCTTTGGTCGGCTGGTGGGCGAGTTCATGGCGGTGACATTTCCCCACGGCGTCCGGTATGGCGGCCGGCTGTCGCCCATCATGCCCGGAGGCTATGCCGTCGTCGGAGCGGCCGCCTTCTCTGGATCCGTGACGCACACGGTGTCTGTGGCCGTAATCATTTTCGAGATGACCGGACAGATAACGCACGTGGTGCCCGTGATGATTGCCGTGCTGGTGGCCAATGCCGTGGCGGCGCTGCTCCAACCGTCGATATACGACAGTATTATATTGATTAAGAAGCTGCCCTACCTGCCCGATCTGCTGCCCTCCAGTTCTGGGATGTACAGCATATTCGTGGAGGACTTTATGGTGCGGGATGTGAAGTACATATGGCACGGCATCTCCTATCAGAAGCTCAAAGAAGTCCTCAAGCTAAACAAGACGCTGAGATCCCTGCCACTGGTGGACAGCCCGGATAACATGATCCTGCTGGGATCCGTGCAGCGGTACGAGCTGATCAAAATGATCGAGAAGCACATCGGACGCGAGAAGCGCATGGAGGTGGCCCAGAAGTGGCAAAAGGAGGCTCAGGAGCGAGCCCTCGAGGAGGAGAAGAAAAAACAGGAGGTGGAGCTGAAGATGCGGCGTCCATCGCGATTCGAGGTCCTGCCAGCTCCGGATATACTCAGTTTACGGCAGATTGCCAACGACGAAATGCTGCCGCCCAAGAAAAGGGCGGAGACCATGCACAGTTCGCTGGCGCCCAGGAAGTCCATTCTAAAGAAGACCAACTCCTTCAACCTGAAGACCTACGCCCAGCCCATGGGGCACAGTCCCAGCATCACGCCCTACACCACGATCACCGGCAATTCCGAGTTCCGCATTCGCTCAGCCTTCGAGGCCATCTTCAAGAAGTCCACCACGCTTCAGGACGTCCAGCCGGATCCGGAAACGGGCTCCATCTCTCCGGCTGCAAGCCACCACGAGGTGGAGGTGCCTCGAACTCCTAGTACTCCCGGTGTTTCCAAAAAGGTCCAGCTGGTAGGTGCACACTTCCTATTTACCTCATAAAGATTGTGTGTTGGGTTATCTAAGTTATTAAGTAAACCGGGAGATGGAATCTCTCTTTTCAAGCCTGCACAAAGTAATTGGGATTTTGTAACCGATCAAATTATGCTGGTAAGTTACTTACTAACAACATTCATGTCAtatcatttcattcattttcttGGGTGATGTGTGTTTAACTTACTCTAATATCTGCAAGCAAGTAAACCCTATTTCAACGGAATTAACAAATATGGTAAGcctcaaaacaaattaaaagtataaacTATAAAGTAGAAGTAGTATCCAGGCATAAGTAATACTTTTATATCGCTAATACAGTGGACTATCTGAAAATAGATCAAATACTTGATAGTTTCAGTAGAAGATTGAACTAGAGTATTGCCAGCTTAAACTACCTATCTATACATATAGTAATCTGCAGATTAATGTTTGAAAAGCCTGCCGAGAAGGATATCACGGATATAGCGTTATCAAATAGTGGAGATAGTTCGACGCAGTCACCGAGCATTAAATTCAAAGCAAATAAAGTTGCAGATGTAAATAGATCTCCTCAGGCGGCAAAAAGGTGCACGAAAATACGGTTTGCCAATGAAGTTGGAGTAAATGGTTCGCCAACTCGAAcgaaatgtaaaataaaaccaGAAAACGAAATGGGTTACTCTATAGAAGATGTGGATGAAACAACAAGTCCAGAATCGCTTGCTGAGGTAGGTAAAACTGAAGGAAACTCTTGATTATTGGCTACTGTCAACTTAAAACGCATAAAGTATCATTAACTCTCAAAGTTAACATACCCATTTCTCTCCTATCTTGTAAACCCCAAATAAGAGCATTCAAAAGACGAAGTCAGTGCGATTGGTACGTTTAGAATACTATTCAGAATATATTACCCTTTCTTTCAACTGATATTATAGCTAacgttttaattgatttccaGCCCAGGGAACGTGTTATTGACATGTCGCCGGAGGATCAGAAGCAATGGGAGCTGGAAGAGATGTTGAAGCCCATCGATCTGCAAAAGGCCAATGTGCACATAGATCCCTCGCCATTTCAGCTGGTGGAACGCACCTCCATACTCAAGGTTCACTCGTTGTTTTCTATGGTGGGCATTAACCACGCCTATGTCACCAAAATCGGAAGGCTCGTGGGCGTTGTGGGACTGAAAGAAGTAAGACTTGTTTCATATATTTGATGATTCCACCTATAACACACATGTTATTCCACAGTTGAGAAAAGCCATCGAGGACATTAATAGCAATAGTTTCGTACCACCGACACGAGATGAGGATGCGAATGAGAAGCCAGCGGTGGAGAAACCCCTGCTGTCGACGAACTCTAGTGATAAGGCCGTGGACATGACCGTCACCTCGATGGACTCGGCACTATCCAATTCCGAGAACTGTTCGGACATTGAAATGGAGCACATAAAGCACACGGATAAGGGCACAGTATCGCTCACCATGCCGCCACAGGAATCTAAGCAAAGTCCATCGGCGGACACAAATAACACAGAAAACGGCAATCATGCTTGAAACAAGATGATCGGCTATCATAATAGTTACTACgatacgtatacgtaatatgttTGTAAAGATCAGCTAAACACACCTATCATAAGTTACGTCTTACACGAGTTAGTCATCAATgttattatgtatttatatctCGTTAGTTCATAATGTCAAAGATATCGTGATTTACATTTAAGTTGAAAAGAAATCAAGTCACCAACGAAGACTgcgtttgattttatttatatcctTTGGGGAGTATGGTTGAAGTataaagcataaaaatgcattacttTTTCCACTTATTATTTCTTTGCTAATTGACCCACAACTCTTTGATGAATATGTAACGCCAAGTTGGTATTCGCTTTAGCATTTTTCAATTGATCTTTTAAGTGCGCGCCGATAAATTTGTAGCACAGTCGAAAACTATCGATACATTGAAAGCGCCAATAAGATATCGACACATTCCATCAGCTGATGCATTAAGTGTTGGCTAACTCGTGAAAATTATTGTGTATTGCATCTATCTTTTTCTATGCgaacttaaaaataataattattgcCCCGAATTCCTTGAGATTTGCTGGCAGTTAGCGGGGATTTCGGCTGCAGCCGGCTGCGAGGTGTGTGCgcggatatatatatatagattggCCCGTCCGATTCCCGGCGAACTATTCCACTTTGCGTGGCGGGGTGTggttaaagaaaaaaaaagagtgaaGACCAAGACTCGTAAAGCCTGAAAAACGCCTCCGGGCGCCATAGACAATACAATAACAATTCGGTCCCTCGATCGCCGTGGAGCTAATCATTTATGCCGAACGCAGAGACGGAGCCTAATTAGCATATCAAATTGAATGACGGCATTGGCGAATAGTAGCCATCTGCCGCAGTCCCAGCTACAAGaacgaaacaaaaagcaaaaaaaaccaaattcaaaataaatcatcTTCAACTCTTTGTTCCCCAGATTTGGCTAGTAAAGAGCCGTAGGATCCTAGACGACTGGCCGGCAATGTGGTGGGCAAGATGTCCCGACTCGCTGATTACTTCGTAATAGTCGGCTACGACAGCGATAAGGAAAGTGAGTAGTACATCCATATGCCCATCAGCCATAATTAGCAATTCCTGACTTTCAACCATTTCCCTTTCCCCAGAAACTGCCAGCAATGTGGGCGGCCAGCCGACATGCGGCAAGATCGTTCAGCGCTTTCCCGAGAAAGATTGGCCGGACACTCCGTTTATCGACGGCATTGAATGGGTGCGTTTCCAACATTCCACACTTAATTCGTAGCATATCTGACTTTTACCTTATCGTTCCGACAGTTCTGCCA is a window encoding:
- the LOC122619542 gene encoding chloride channel protein 2 isoform X2 — its product is MFNNSHSHQDEYIREYAFEPELLINREDYQRKEERSQKSTAASSASTPVRQRWDEVIAKQKEQQRQQQSIEIDPPGDDKNQIEIEIEAFYYMYGRYTKDLGEFAKDEARKLKILEKRRKQEDKQRNKELLGKHSTRAKRVSSWIWRHTVARLGEDWVFLALLGIIMALLSFIMDKGISICTNARIWLYRDLTSQPFVQYIAWVSLPVCLILFSAGFVHLIAPQSIGSGIPEMKTILRGVQLKEYLTFKTLVAKVIGLTATLGSGMPLGKEGPFVHIASIVAQLLSKLVTSFQGIYENESRNSEMLAAACAVGVGACFAAPVGGVLFSIEVTTTYFAVRNYWRGFFAAVCGATVFRLLAVWFQNADTVRALFLTNFTTEFPFDPQELFVFALIGLVCGLGGASYVWVHRRYVLFMRSNKRMNKFLQKNRFLYPGFLALLVSSISFPLGTGQFLAGELSTHEQVTQLFSNFTWSRDDLTVEQAAVVTHWMTSYTSVFGNLVIYTLFTFVFSIIASTIPVPSGMFIPVFKIGAGFGRLVGEFMAVTFPHGVRYGGRLSPIMPGGYAVVGAAAFSGSVTHTVSVAVIIFEMTGQITHVVPVMIAVLVANAVAALLQPSIYDSIILIKKLPYLPDLLPSSSGMYSIFVEDFMVRDVKYIWHGISYQKLKEVLKLNKTLRSLPLVDSPDNMILLGSVQRYELIKMIEKHIGREKRMEVAQKWQKEAQERALEEEKKKQEVELKMRRPSRFEVLPAPDILSLRQIANDEMLPPKKRAETMHSSLAPRKSILKKTNSFNLKTYAQPMGHSPSITPYTTITGNSEFRIRSAFEAIFKKSTTLQDVQPDPETGSISPAASHHEVEVPRTPSTPGVSKKVQLPRERVIDMSPEDQKQWELEEMLKPIDLQKANVHIDPSPFQLVERTSILKVHSLFSMVGINHAYVTKIGRLVGVVGLKELRKAIEDINSNSFVPPTRDEDANEKPAVEKPLLSTNSSDKAVDMTVTSMDSALSNSENCSDIEMEHIKHTDKGTVSLTMPPQESKQSPSADTNNTENGNHA
- the LOC122619542 gene encoding chloride channel protein 2 isoform X1: MVYFGDRQRDRNRDRSNQKVERIIHDEEFGEENVELVDSEWADFEKFICQLRKRRNSAMSMEEELRHVQRQPKIKSHAFYPCPPPAENARDSDSSDEDDPIGYIDTLMYGRYTKDLGEFAKDEARKLKILEKRRKQEDKQRNKELLGKHSTRAKRVSSWIWRHTVARLGEDWVFLALLGIIMALLSFIMDKGISICTNARIWLYRDLTSQPFVQYIAWVSLPVCLILFSAGFVHLIAPQSIGSGIPEMKTILRGVQLKEYLTFKTLVAKVIGLTATLGSGMPLGKEGPFVHIASIVAQLLSKLVTSFQGIYENESRNSEMLAAACAVGVGACFAAPVGGVLFSIEVTTTYFAVRNYWRGFFAAVCGATVFRLLAVWFQNADTVRALFLTNFTTEFPFDPQELFVFALIGLVCGLGGASYVWVHRRYVLFMRSNKRMNKFLQKNRFLYPGFLALLVSSISFPLGTGQFLAGELSTHEQVTQLFSNFTWSRDDLTVEQAAVVTHWMTSYTSVFGNLVIYTLFTFVFSIIASTIPVPSGMFIPVFKIGAGFGRLVGEFMAVTFPHGVRYGGRLSPIMPGGYAVVGAAAFSGSVTHTVSVAVIIFEMTGQITHVVPVMIAVLVANAVAALLQPSIYDSIILIKKLPYLPDLLPSSSGMYSIFVEDFMVRDVKYIWHGISYQKLKEVLKLNKTLRSLPLVDSPDNMILLGSVQRYELIKMIEKHIGREKRMEVAQKWQKEAQERALEEEKKKQEVELKMRRPSRFEVLPAPDILSLRQIANDEMLPPKKRAETMHSSLAPRKSILKKTNSFNLKTYAQPMGHSPSITPYTTITGNSEFRIRSAFEAIFKKSTTLQDVQPDPETGSISPAASHHEVEVPRTPSTPGVSKKVQLPRERVIDMSPEDQKQWELEEMLKPIDLQKANVHIDPSPFQLVERTSILKVHSLFSMVGINHAYVTKIGRLVGVVGLKELRKAIEDINSNSFVPPTRDEDANEKPAVEKPLLSTNSSDKAVDMTVTSMDSALSNSENCSDIEMEHIKHTDKGTVSLTMPPQESKQSPSADTNNTENGNHA
- the LOC122619542 gene encoding chloride channel protein 2 isoform X7; protein product: MVYFGDRQRDRNRDRSNQKVERIIHDEEFGEENVELVDSEWADFEKFICQLRKRRNSAMSMEEELRHVQRQPKIKSHAFYPCPPPAENARDSDSSDEDDPIGYIDTLMYGRYTKDLGEFAKDEARKLKILEKRRKQEDKQRNKELLGKHSTRAKRVSSWIWRHTVARLGEDWVFLALLGIIMALLSFIMDKGISICTNARIWLYRDLTSQPFVQYIAWVSLPVCLILFSAGFVHLIAPQSIGSGIPEMKTILRGVQLKEYLTFKTLVAKVIGLTATLGSGMPLGKEGPFVHIASIVAQLLSKLVTSFQGIYENESRNSEMLAAACAVGVGACFAAPVGGVLFSIEVTTTYFAVRNYWRGFFAAVCGATVFRLLAVWFQNADTVRALFLTNFTTEFPFDPQELFVFALIGLVCGLGGASYVWVHRRYVLFMRSNKRMNKFLQKNRFLYPGFLALLVSSISFPLGTGQFLAGELSTHEQVTQLFSNFTWSRDDLTVEQAAVVTHWMTSYTSVFGNLVIYTLFTFVFSIIASTIPVPSGMFIPVFKIGAGFGRLVGEFMAVTFPHGVRYGGRLSPIMPGGYAVVGAAAFSGSVTHTVSVAVIIFEMTGQITHVVPVMIAVLVANAVAALLQPSIYDSIILIKKLPYLPDLLPSSSGMYSIFVEDFMVRDVKYIWHGISYQKLKEVLKLNKTLRSLPLVDSPDNMILLGSVQRYELIKMIEKHIGREKRMEVAQKWQKEAQERALEEEKKKQEVELKMRRPSRFEVLPAPDILSLRQIANDEMLPPKKRAETMHSSLAPRKSILKKTNSFNLKTYAQPMGHSPSITPYTTITGNSEFRIRSAFEAIFKKSTTLQDVQPDPETGSISPAASHHEVEVPRTPSTPGVSKKVQLPAQSNWDFVTDQIMLQVNPISTELTNMPAEKDITDIALSNSGDSSTQSPSIKFKANKVADVNRSPQAAKRCTKIRFANEVGVNGSPTRTKCKIKPENEMGYSIEDVDETTSPESLAESIQKTKSVRLPRERVIDMSPEDQKQWELEEMLKPIDLQKANVHIDPSPFQLVERTSILKVHSLFSMVGINHAYVTKIGRLVGVVGLKELRKAIEDINSNSFVPPTRDEDANEKPAVEKPLLSTNSSDKAVDMTVTSMDSALSNSENCSDIEMEHIKHTDKGTVSLTMPPQESKQSPSADTNNTENGNHA
- the LOC122619542 gene encoding chloride channel protein 2 isoform X3 yields the protein MKATRNGGQLLIAPSPQTAARLLPLRTYSNASSLGHHHDRSTLSDGDEEEGGLGYTHTLMYGRYTKDLGEFAKDEARKLKILEKRRKQEDKQRNKELLGKHSTRAKRVSSWIWRHTVARLGEDWVFLALLGIIMALLSFIMDKGISICTNARIWLYRDLTSQPFVQYIAWVSLPVCLILFSAGFVHLIAPQSIGSGIPEMKTILRGVQLKEYLTFKTLVAKVIGLTATLGSGMPLGKEGPFVHIASIVAQLLSKLVTSFQGIYENESRNSEMLAAACAVGVGACFAAPVGGVLFSIEVTTTYFAVRNYWRGFFAAVCGATVFRLLAVWFQNADTVRALFLTNFTTEFPFDPQELFVFALIGLVCGLGGASYVWVHRRYVLFMRSNKRMNKFLQKNRFLYPGFLALLVSSISFPLGTGQFLAGELSTHEQVTQLFSNFTWSRDDLTVEQAAVVTHWMTSYTSVFGNLVIYTLFTFVFSIIASTIPVPSGMFIPVFKIGAGFGRLVGEFMAVTFPHGVRYGGRLSPIMPGGYAVVGAAAFSGSVTHTVSVAVIIFEMTGQITHVVPVMIAVLVANAVAALLQPSIYDSIILIKKLPYLPDLLPSSSGMYSIFVEDFMVRDVKYIWHGISYQKLKEVLKLNKTLRSLPLVDSPDNMILLGSVQRYELIKMIEKHIGREKRMEVAQKWQKEAQERALEEEKKKQEVELKMRRPSRFEVLPAPDILSLRQIANDEMLPPKKRAETMHSSLAPRKSILKKTNSFNLKTYAQPMGHSPSITPYTTITGNSEFRIRSAFEAIFKKSTTLQDVQPDPETGSISPAASHHEVEVPRTPSTPGVSKKVQLPRERVIDMSPEDQKQWELEEMLKPIDLQKANVHIDPSPFQLVERTSILKVHSLFSMVGINHAYVTKIGRLVGVVGLKELRKAIEDINSNSFVPPTRDEDANEKPAVEKPLLSTNSSDKAVDMTVTSMDSALSNSENCSDIEMEHIKHTDKGTVSLTMPPQESKQSPSADTNNTENGNHA
- the LOC122619542 gene encoding chloride channel protein 2 isoform X4, with product MAFHKKMYGRYTKDLGEFAKDEARKLKILEKRRKQEDKQRNKELLGKHSTRAKRVSSWIWRHTVARLGEDWVFLALLGIIMALLSFIMDKGISICTNARIWLYRDLTSQPFVQYIAWVSLPVCLILFSAGFVHLIAPQSIGSGIPEMKTILRGVQLKEYLTFKTLVAKVIGLTATLGSGMPLGKEGPFVHIASIVAQLLSKLVTSFQGIYENESRNSEMLAAACAVGVGACFAAPVGGVLFSIEVTTTYFAVRNYWRGFFAAVCGATVFRLLAVWFQNADTVRALFLTNFTTEFPFDPQELFVFALIGLVCGLGGASYVWVHRRYVLFMRSNKRMNKFLQKNRFLYPGFLALLVSSISFPLGTGQFLAGELSTHEQVTQLFSNFTWSRDDLTVEQAAVVTHWMTSYTSVFGNLVIYTLFTFVFSIIASTIPVPSGMFIPVFKIGAGFGRLVGEFMAVTFPHGVRYGGRLSPIMPGGYAVVGAAAFSGSVTHTVSVAVIIFEMTGQITHVVPVMIAVLVANAVAALLQPSIYDSIILIKKLPYLPDLLPSSSGMYSIFVEDFMVRDVKYIWHGISYQKLKEVLKLNKTLRSLPLVDSPDNMILLGSVQRYELIKMIEKHIGREKRMEVAQKWQKEAQERALEEEKKKQEVELKMRRPSRFEVLPAPDILSLRQIANDEMLPPKKRAETMHSSLAPRKSILKKTNSFNLKTYAQPMGHSPSITPYTTITGNSEFRIRSAFEAIFKKSTTLQDVQPDPETGSISPAASHHEVEVPRTPSTPGVSKKVQLPRERVIDMSPEDQKQWELEEMLKPIDLQKANVHIDPSPFQLVERTSILKVHSLFSMVGINHAYVTKIGRLVGVVGLKELRKAIEDINSNSFVPPTRDEDANEKPAVEKPLLSTNSSDKAVDMTVTSMDSALSNSENCSDIEMEHIKHTDKGTVSLTMPPQESKQSPSADTNNTENGNHA
- the LOC122619542 gene encoding chloride channel protein 2 isoform X8 is translated as MFNNSHSHQDEYIREYAFEPELLINREDYQRKEERSQKSTAASSASTPVRQRWDEVIAKQKEQQRQQQSIEIDPPGDDKNQIEIEIEAFYYMYGRYTKDLGEFAKDEARKLKILEKRRKQEDKQRNKELLGKHSTRAKRVSSWIWRHTVARLGEDWVFLALLGIIMALLSFIMDKGISICTNARIWLYRDLTSQPFVQYIAWVSLPVCLILFSAGFVHLIAPQSIGSGIPEMKTILRGVQLKEYLTFKTLVAKVIGLTATLGSGMPLGKEGPFVHIASIVAQLLSKLVTSFQGIYENESRNSEMLAAACAVGVGACFAAPVGGVLFSIEVTTTYFAVRNYWRGFFAAVCGATVFRLLAVWFQNADTVRALFLTNFTTEFPFDPQELFVFALIGLVCGLGGASYVWVHRRYVLFMRSNKRMNKFLQKNRFLYPGFLALLVSSISFPLGTGQFLAGELSTHEQVTQLFSNFTWSRDDLTVEQAAVVTHWMTSYTSVFGNLVIYTLFTFVFSIIASTIPVPSGMFIPVFKIGAGFGRLVGEFMAVTFPHGVRYGGRLSPIMPGGYAVVGAAAFSGSVTHTVSVAVIIFEMTGQITHVVPVMIAVLVANAVAALLQPSIYDSIILIKKLPYLPDLLPSSSGMYSIFVEDFMVRDVKYIWHGISYQKLKEVLKLNKTLRSLPLVDSPDNMILLGSVQRYELIKMIEKHIGREKRMEVAQKWQKEAQERALEEEKKKQEVELKMRRPSRFEVLPAPDILSLRQIANDEMLPPKKRAETMHSSLAPRKSILKKTNSFNLKTYAQPMGHSPSITPYTTITGNSEFRIRSAFEAIFKKSTTLQDVQPDPETGSISPAASHHEVEVPRTPSTPGVSKKVQLPAQSNWDFVTDQIMLQVNPISTELTNMPAEKDITDIALSNSGDSSTQSPSIKFKANKVADVNRSPQAAKRCTKIRFANEVGVNGSPTRTKCKIKPENEMGYSIEDVDETTSPESLAESIQKTKSVRLPRERVIDMSPEDQKQWELEEMLKPIDLQKANVHIDPSPFQLVERTSILKVHSLFSMVGINHAYVTKIGRLVGVVGLKELRKAIEDINSNSFVPPTRDEDANEKPAVEKPLLSTNSSDKAVDMTVTSMDSALSNSENCSDIEMEHIKHTDKGTVSLTMPPQESKQSPSADTNNTENGNHA